The genome window TTTCCTGGTTTTTATTTCCTGTATTAGTTTCCGATACTCACCAATAATAGTTTTAAACTTACCAATATACTGATTCAGCGTCTCTAAATTACTTGAAACAACCCCCATAGGATTGTTTATTTCATGAGCAATGCCGGCCGCAAGTTCACCTATGGCTGCAAGCTTTTCCTTATTTACAAGTTGGAATTGTGTCTCCTCTAGTTTTCTAATCGTTTCCAATAATTCCTGATTCTTTGTATGTAAAGAATTCATCACTTTTTTTAAGGCTATATCATTGGTTCTTGCTCTTATGGCGGCATTGATTCTTGCAATAAACTCTACCGGTTCTATTGGCTTGCAAATAAAGTCATTTGCACCGCACTCAAAACACTCTTTTAAAGTATCTTTATCGTTTAGTGAAGTAAACATAATTATCTGGATATCGTCAAAAACCTTATTTTTCCGTATCTCTCTAAGAGTGTCAAGCCCTGTTAAGCCCGGCATAACGATATCCAATAATATGATATCTATAACATCTTTTTGTAATGTATCTAGGGTTTTTAAACCTGAATCACATAAAATAATGTCACACTTGACATTCCCCTCAATTAAAGTATTCTTAGCGACCTGCAAGTACACTGCACTATCATCTGCAATTAATATTTTCATACTCAAATCTCAACTCCGGGAAGTTATTCCAAATTCTTATTTATATTATAATATGAACGGCGCTAACTCTCAACAATAAATTTGCTTTTTCTACATTTATTGTAATATAATTACTGTAACTTTATGCCTTTTTTTGTGTTGTACTTCAAAAAACAACCCCATTTTAAGCTTTATATTTTTCGCTTTCCAATAATAATTCTCTCTTTATAGGAAGTTTTACAGTAAAGGTGGTACCGATAGCTAGCTTGCTTTTAACAAGAACTTTACGCCCACGAAATCTATTAAACTCCTATCAACTTTTATGTTGTTCAATAGGTAGCTTAACAATAAATTTGGTCCCTCTCCCTGGTTCGCTGATAACTGAAATATCACCTTTATGTTTTTTTACAATAATATCATATGAGAGG of Bacillota bacterium contains these proteins:
- a CDS encoding response regulator; the encoded protein is MKILIADDSAVYLQVAKNTLIEGNVKCDIILCDSGLKTLDTLQKDVIDIILLDIVMPGLTGLDTLREIRKNKVFDDIQIIMFTSLNDKDTLKECFECGANDFICKPIEPVEFIARINAAIRARTNDIALKKVMNSLHTKNQELLETIRKLEETQFQLVNKEKLAAIGELAAGIAHEINNPMGVVSSNLETLNQYIGKFKTIIGEYRKLIQEIKTRKTDYLKIFEKIREISLLEDTLHFGFIYDDIEELIKDSREGASRVTTIIQSLRKFARTEFEEVFYYYDINEIIEEVLLLVKYESKYVADIEENLCELPLIFCNRDQIGQAIMNIIVNAVQAIKSQKRCERGRITVKTYLKDEYIVIEIADDGPGIDSKIVGKIFDPFFTTKKIGEGIGLGLSVSYDIIVNKHKGELTAVSEVGKGTMFKIKLPVNK